The following coding sequences lie in one Panicum virgatum strain AP13 chromosome 6N, P.virgatum_v5, whole genome shotgun sequence genomic window:
- the LOC120677418 gene encoding uncharacterized protein LOC120677418 codes for MDGGSSLNIMYAPTLELMGIGLDKLRPSKSPFHGVAPGKRVQPLGQIDLPVCFGTAANFRKEVLTFEVVGFRGSYHAILGRPCYAKFMAVPNYTYLKLKMPGPKGVITIGSSFEHAYECDVECVERAEAQAEDEALAATLDKMASEALDSTHRHAGSFEPAEGIKRVPLDPSHSDDKALQISATLDDK; via the coding sequence atggacggaggcagcagcctcaacatcatgtacgcccccaccttggagctcatggggatcggactggacaagcttcgccccagcaagtcgccattccacggtgtcgcgccggggaagcgagtccaacccctcggccagatcgatctgcctgtgtgcttcggcacagcagccaacttccgcaaggaggtactcactttcgaggtagtgggatttcgagggtcctatcatgccatccttggtcgtccctgctacgccaagtttatggccgtccccaactacacctacctcaagctcaaaatgccgggtccaaagggcgtgatcaccatcggctcttcgttcgagcacgcctacgagtgcgacgttgagtgcgttgagcgcgcggaagctcaagcggaggacgaggccctcgcagccaccctcgacaaaatggcaagcgaggccttggactccacacaccgacacgccgggagcttcgaacccgccgagggtatcaagagggtgcccctcgatccgagccactccgacgacaaagcgttgcagatcagcgccaccctcgacgacaaatag